TAAAGACAATGATTTTATAACTTTTGAAAATAACTTTTTTGGCAATAGACTAACTGATTATGAGGTTTATTTAGGGAAAATATACTACTATCAAGTCATTGGGATTGATAGATTTGGTAAAAAACATGAATCAAATATTGTAAAAATACAACTTCCACCAAGCTATATTAAAAATATTTCAATTAATATAACAGACACATCAGCTGAAATAACATGGGATAAGTGTGAAAGCCAATCTGAATTAACATATGAAATTTATCGTTCAAATTTTGAACGGAATGGATATTTACTTCTAAAAGATAATTTAAAAGATCCAAATTTTTCGGACAAAACTATAAAAGGCGATTCTGTTTACTTTTATAAAGTAAAAGCTATTGACAAGAACAAAAATATTACTGAATCGTCACCAATAAAATTTTATTCATTTCCTAATGAAGTAAAATTATCCGCCTATTTAAAAAATAATTATGTTTATCTGGAATGGAATAAAAATTTTAATAATAATTTAAGTAATTATAATTTATTAAGATCAAAAGATAACGAGAATAATTATGAATTAATACAAGCAAATATTAAAGATTACTTCACTAGAGATTATAGTATTGAAAAAAATCAAACTTATTTCTATAAATTAGTAGCAAAAAATCTTAGCAGCGTGACAAAAAAATCTAATACAGTTAAAGTTGTTACTTCATTTGATGACTTGTTTCTTCAAATCATTGAAGAAGAAAATAGTATTAAACTTTACTGGAATAAATATCATGGTTCAACAAATATATTTTATAATATTTATAGAACCGAGGTTGAAAATACTGATTTTACTTTAGTAGAAGAAAAATTCCAAAAAAACGTTTTTGTAGATCCAAAAGTAGAAAAAGGAAATAGATATTTTTATAAAGTTATAGCTATTTATAAAAATAATACAATTGAGTCAAATATTGTTAGTATAGATTTAAAACCTAAAACAATTTCAGATGTAAAACTATCAATAATAAATAAAAAATCTGTCAAAATTGAATGGAAAAACACTCAATCTAATATTACTACAAAAACAACCATTCTAAAATCTTATGATTTAAATAAAAACTTTATCTTATTAAAAGATAATGCTGAAGGAAATACTTTCATTGATGACAATATAAGACAAGGGAATATAATTTACTATAAATTTATCACAGAAAATAATCAAAAAAATATTTCTGAATCAAATGTATTTAAAATAATTGTTCCTTCTCAACCTCCAAAATGGAAAAAAGCTGAAGTAATTAATAAAGAAATTTATTTAGAATGGGAAAAATTAGAAAGTAATTTAACCATTACATACGAAATATATCGTGGCTTTAAAAATACTGATAATATGTCATTTTTTACTGAAATTACAGGAAAAGAGAATTATCTTGATTCACACATAACTGCAGATACAGAATATTTTTATGCAATAAAAACTAAAATTGATAATTTTAAATCGGATTTTTCAGATATTGTTTCTGTGTCAAGTGATTTAAGTAACAATATTCCATCTTCGGTTCAAATTGGTTTTGGAATTAGCTATTTTAAATTACTTGAGTATAATAAAGCATCAGATTCTTACGCTTCTTTGAATTCAGCTGCAAGTACAAATCAAAATGTTTTATTAGTTCAAAACTGGAGTGAAGAATTTAAAACTCACTTTGGATTAGGTTTAATTTATTTTGACTTACTAGATTCACCTGTTTATGCAATAAATCAAAGACAAGCATTATTGCCTTATTTGCAATTTGGATTGTCCTGGTATCTAAAATCATCATTCTTACTCGAATATAAGAATATTCTTCAACAGGATATTTACTATCAATCGCAAATAAATGCTGTACCGAAAACAATGCAAGACAATTACATTATTGTCGACAATCATATTTTTTATTTAGGATATGATTTTTTAGAAAAAATTAATTTGCATTTATACGGCAAAGTTGGTTACATTTTAACTATTCCTAATTTCTTTAATTATTCGCAATTTGGTAATGGTTATCAAGCAGAAATTGAATTATTTCAACAATTGCCCAATTATTCAATAGGTTTGAAATTATTTTACTCAAGTAGAACGACTTATACTAATAATGTAATTTCAACTGTTACTGAAAATGGGGTAATTTTAAACTTTAATTTAGATTTAGGATTATTATAAAAATGTTTTCCATAAATAAGCGCCAATTACCCCTCCTAATACAGGACCAACTACAGGTACCCAAGAATACTTCCAATCAGATTTTCCCTTTCCAGCAATTGGTAGCAAAAAATGCGCAATTCTGGGGCCTAGATCTCTTGCTGGATTAATAGCGTATCCAGTAGCTCCTCCCAAAGATAAACCTATTGCCCAAACTAAAATTCCGACAAGATAAGGTCCTAATGCTGGAGATATCGCACCGTTATTTGTTGCTTTTCCAAAAATAGCACCTATACCAAAAACAAGAATAGTTGTGCCGATAACTTCTGCCATTAAATTTGCAGCAGAATGTCTAATTGCAGGCCCTGTAGAAAATACAGCTAGCTTTAAAGAAGGATCTTTTGTTTCTTTCCAATGAGGAAAATAAGTTAGCCAGACTAAAATAGCCCCTACAAAGCAACCTGCAAATTGTGAAATAAAAATTGGAAATATTTCTTGCAAAGAATAAATTCCTCCTAATAAATATTTCGCTAAAGTAACAGCGGGATTTAAATCTGCTTGATCTGATCCAACTGACTTTGCAACAAAAACTCCCCCCATAACTGCAAAGCCCCACCCTGCTGAGATTGCAAACCATCCAGCATTTATTCCTTTTGATTTAGTTAACAAAGTATTTGCAACAACGCCTCCACCAAAGATTATTAAAAAAACACAACCAATAAATTCACCTAAAATGATCGCATTCATGAAAACCTCTTAAAAAAATAAATTATTACAATACTTACAAACATATGAACGAACACGATTTTTGATCTTTTGTCTAGTTTAATTTTTAAATTTGACAATTTAGAGTTGCCCTTTTAAGGAGGAAGTGATTATGGTTAAATTTGAAATATGCAATAATGCAGTTTTCATTAAGAAAAATGAGTCACTCATAAATACAAGGGTAGTAACAATGATTGGATATCTAAAAGGAATAATCATTGAAAAAAATCCAGAATCTATTTTATTAAATGTAAATAGTGTTGGATATGAAATTGAAGTTCCTGCAACAACGTTGTATCAACTCCCAGCCGTTTTCCTCGAAGCACAATTGTATATTTATACTCATGTTCGCGAAGATGCTATTAGATTATTTGGTTTTGCTAATTCTTTTGACAAAAAAGTTTTTCTAGATCTTATCAGTGTTACAGGAGTGGGGCCTAAAGCAGCTTTAGGACTTTTAGGTTCTGTTACCGGCTTAGAACTTTGTGAAATTATTTCTGCTGGAAAAAATAGCAAATTAACTGCAATTCCGGGTATTGGATTAAAAACTGCAGAACGCTTAATTTTAGAGCTTAAAGATAAGTTAAGTAAAAAATTGTCACTTTATCTTGAAGAAAATGAATATACAAAAATTAAAGATTTTGACAGTAAAATAGAAAATCAAAGCAACGAACAAAATTCAAAAAACTTACAGAAAAATACTAAACAAAAATATATGCAACGCCAATTGCTGGAAGATCTAAAAAGCGCATTATCTAATTTAGGATATAAAGACAAGCAATATTTAGATATCCTATCAAAATTTGAAAAAAGAATGGAAACAGGCGAAAACATAACAATTGAAATAGCATTAAAAGAAAGTTTAGCTAAATTATCTGAAAAAATGTTACAAAAACACTAAGGCAAGGTATGAATAAAAATATTCACACAAAATTTGAAAACCAAGTCATTCTTCCTGAACTTGCAACTGATCCTATAGAACCTCATTTAAATTTGAGACCAAAATGTTTTGATGACTATCCTGGACAAGAACGAGTCTGTGATAATTTAAAGATCTATACAAAAGCAGCACAACTTCGTGGAAAAATGTTAGATCATTGTTTATTTCATGGTCCTCCTGGCCTTGGTAAAACTACATTAGCAGGTATTATTGCTGAAACAATGCAATATCAATTTAAAGTAACAGCAGGCCCTGTCATTGAAAGGCCCGCAGACTTAATGGGAATTTTAGCTAGCCTAGAGCCTAAAACAATTTTATTTATTGATGAAATTCATCGACTGCCAGCAAATGTTGAAGAAATTTTATATTCTGCAATGGAAGATATGCGGCTAGATATTTTAATAGGTCAAGGACCTACAGCTCGGACAGTAAAATTTGATCTTCCGCCATTTTGTATTATCGGTGCAACAACACGTGCAGGAGCTATTTCAGCTCCATTAAGAGATCGTTTTGGTATTCAGGAGCATTTAGATTTTTACTCACCTGAAGCCTTAAGTAAAATTCTTTTACGCAGTGCAAAAATTATGAATTATTCAGTTACCACAAATGCTGCATTTGAATTAGCAAAAAGATGTAGAGGTACTCCAAGAATTGCAAATCAATTATTAAAAAGAGTTCTTGATTTTGCAATTGTTTTACAAAAAAATATCATTGATGAAGAGGTCATTAATAATTCATTAAAACGTCTTGGTGTTGACGAAGAAGGTCTCTGTAATATGGATAGAGATTTTCTGCAAGTAATGTACGAAAGATATGCAGGAGGACCAGTTGGTCTAGATGCTATTGCTGCAGCATTAAATGAAGAAAAATCCACTTTAGAAGATGTATACGAACCTTATTTA
This is a stretch of genomic DNA from Pigmentibacter ruber. It encodes these proteins:
- a CDS encoding LysM peptidoglycan-binding domain-containing protein, coding for MQYKVQKKDTLLGILKKYSLKPIYGKKGYLSEILKLNPHKINTKGNLIYPGEILTIPLKKEVENNSLNNNLVENLENKKIPRYKKYNGNLENIQKLPSSHVYIIYKVRKNDMISVLLQKYKSFPIYGKKGTLNETLDLNPKKKPTKGDLIFPNELITLPISIWVLNQLSENEKKYLKIIYFNEKQQSHEEISYSEFLETNKVEIPPLTLPETLKENLKDEKINNKNNFTNKIKLFAETKDKKIFLKWIRKENVVLRYEVKKSINKDNDFITFENNFFGNRLTDYEVYLGKIYYYQVIGIDRFGKKHESNIVKIQLPPSYIKNISINITDTSAEITWDKCESQSELTYEIYRSNFERNGYLLLKDNLKDPNFSDKTIKGDSVYFYKVKAIDKNKNITESSPIKFYSFPNEVKLSAYLKNNYVYLEWNKNFNNNLSNYNLLRSKDNENNYELIQANIKDYFTRDYSIEKNQTYFYKLVAKNLSSVTKKSNTVKVVTSFDDLFLQIIEEENSIKLYWNKYHGSTNIFYNIYRTEVENTDFTLVEEKFQKNVFVDPKVEKGNRYFYKVIAIYKNNTIESNIVSIDLKPKTISDVKLSIINKKSVKIEWKNTQSNITTKTTILKSYDLNKNFILLKDNAEGNTFIDDNIRQGNIIYYKFITENNQKNISESNVFKIIVPSQPPKWKKAEVINKEIYLEWEKLESNLTITYEIYRGFKNTDNMSFFTEITGKENYLDSHITADTEYFYAIKTKIDNFKSDFSDIVSVSSDLSNNIPSSVQIGFGISYFKLLEYNKASDSYASLNSAASTNQNVLLVQNWSEEFKTHFGLGLIYFDLLDSPVYAINQRQALLPYLQFGLSWYLKSSFLLEYKNILQQDIYYQSQINAVPKTMQDNYIIVDNHIFYLGYDFLEKINLHLYGKVGYILTIPNFFNYSQFGNGYQAEIELFQQLPNYSIGLKLFYSSRTTYTNNVISTVTENGVILNFNLDLGLL
- a CDS encoding MIP/aquaporin family protein, whose translation is MNAIILGEFIGCVFLIIFGGGVVANTLLTKSKGINAGWFAISAGWGFAVMGGVFVAKSVGSDQADLNPAVTLAKYLLGGIYSLQEIFPIFISQFAGCFVGAILVWLTYFPHWKETKDPSLKLAVFSTGPAIRHSAANLMAEVIGTTILVFGIGAIFGKATNNGAISPALGPYLVGILVWAIGLSLGGATGYAINPARDLGPRIAHFLLPIAGKGKSDWKYSWVPVVGPVLGGVIGAYLWKTFL
- the ruvA gene encoding Holliday junction branch migration protein RuvA; its protein translation is MVKFEICNNAVFIKKNESLINTRVVTMIGYLKGIIIEKNPESILLNVNSVGYEIEVPATTLYQLPAVFLEAQLYIYTHVREDAIRLFGFANSFDKKVFLDLISVTGVGPKAALGLLGSVTGLELCEIISAGKNSKLTAIPGIGLKTAERLILELKDKLSKKLSLYLEENEYTKIKDFDSKIENQSNEQNSKNLQKNTKQKYMQRQLLEDLKSALSNLGYKDKQYLDILSKFEKRMETGENITIEIALKESLAKLSEKMLQKH
- the ruvB gene encoding Holliday junction branch migration DNA helicase RuvB, giving the protein MNKNIHTKFENQVILPELATDPIEPHLNLRPKCFDDYPGQERVCDNLKIYTKAAQLRGKMLDHCLFHGPPGLGKTTLAGIIAETMQYQFKVTAGPVIERPADLMGILASLEPKTILFIDEIHRLPANVEEILYSAMEDMRLDILIGQGPTARTVKFDLPPFCIIGATTRAGAISAPLRDRFGIQEHLDFYSPEALSKILLRSAKIMNYSVTTNAAFELAKRCRGTPRIANQLLKRVLDFAIVLQKNIIDEEVINNSLKRLGVDEEGLCNMDRDFLQVMYERYAGGPVGLDAIAAALNEEKSTLEDVYEPYLVYRGFVLRSARGRILSESGKSHIEKIKQFDI